From a region of the Longimicrobiaceae bacterium genome:
- a CDS encoding phosphatase PAP2 family protein — MPAWASDFLFRTEPIVWVQQFFGYGHPLPFRLVDLLATNWGVVLVAGLALWLWGREDVYALAGVVLAEAVVNVLLNLVIDVPRPSGPEIVKYEHVNLGSFPSGHVFTATVLWGLLWARGRVPLWLSALVVAAVGVGRMYLGVHYLTDVVGGALLGTLLIWLFRRAWPAARAWLGERSQGFFLAAGALGIAATVAGLLLVFERSPFLWNSAGVAVGGTVALLAEHRLVGYEPAWRGAAGAAARVAVGLLGLVPLLVVEKRTGEEALALGAVLLALGALWALLAVPALFRWWGWSRGEERAVRAVPRPASA; from the coding sequence ATGCCCGCGTGGGCTTCCGACTTCCTGTTCCGGACCGAGCCCATCGTCTGGGTGCAGCAGTTCTTCGGGTACGGCCACCCGCTCCCCTTCCGGCTCGTCGACCTGCTGGCCACCAACTGGGGCGTGGTTCTCGTCGCGGGCCTGGCGCTCTGGCTCTGGGGGCGGGAGGACGTCTACGCCCTGGCCGGAGTCGTCCTGGCGGAGGCCGTCGTCAACGTGCTGCTCAACCTGGTGATCGACGTCCCCCGTCCCAGCGGCCCGGAGATCGTCAAGTACGAGCACGTGAACCTGGGCTCCTTCCCCAGCGGGCACGTCTTCACCGCCACGGTGCTCTGGGGGCTCCTCTGGGCGCGGGGGCGCGTGCCGCTCTGGCTCTCGGCGCTGGTGGTGGCGGCGGTCGGGGTCGGGCGGATGTACCTGGGGGTGCACTACCTGACCGACGTGGTGGGCGGGGCGCTCCTCGGAACCCTGCTGATCTGGCTCTTCCGGAGGGCGTGGCCGGCGGCGCGCGCGTGGCTGGGGGAGCGCTCCCAGGGCTTCTTCCTGGCCGCGGGCGCGCTGGGGATCGCGGCCACGGTGGCCGGGCTGCTCCTGGTCTTCGAGCGGAGCCCCTTCCTCTGGAACTCGGCGGGGGTGGCGGTCGGGGGGACGGTGGCGCTCCTGGCGGAGCACCGCCTGGTGGGGTACGAGCCCGCCTGGCGGGGCGCGGCCGGCGCGGCGGCACGGGTCGCCGTGGGGCTGCTGGGGCTCGTCCCCCTGCTGGTGGTGGAGAAGCGCACCGGCGAGGAGGCGCTCGCGCTGGGGGCGGTGCTGCTCGCTCTGGGCGCGCTCTGGGCGCTGCTCGCCGTCCCGGCCCTGTTCCGGTGGTGGGGGTGGTCCCGGGGCGAGGAGCGGGCCGTCCGGGCGGTGCCCCGTCCCGCTTCCGCCTGA
- the treZ gene encoding malto-oligosyltrehalose trehalohydrolase — protein sequence MSGVAAERTLGARVERGGVEFRVWAPGHERVDVVLYGAGGERDHPLAAQAEGWWSVRVEGIGAGARYRYRLDGGDAFPDPASRFQPEGVHGPSEVVDPEAFRWTDGGWRGIPLEEMVVYELHVGTATPEGTFEALIPRLDHFVELGVTAIEIMPVAEFPGARNWGYDGVDLFAPESSYGGPEGLRRLVDAAHGRGLAVVLDVVYNHFGPEGNYLPLFTSGKVFTERHHTPWGAAVNYDGEGSAAVREIVIGNALHWAREYHLDGLRLDATHAIIDDSPTHVLQELAARVRDALGPERRFVVFAEDERNERLLVTPVDRGGLGLDGVWADDLHHQIRACVAGDREGYFASYSGSVEDVAETLRKGWYYEGQRSPHTGEARGTPAEGIAYPRFVQCIQNHDQVGNRALGDRLNHGISPAAYRAVSAFLLLTPATPLLWMGQEWAASSFFQYFTDHPEELGRLVTEGRREEFKGFSAFADPATRERIPDPQDPETFRRSKLNWDERERRPHAGVLALYRELLALRRAEPALRERGREHFRASALDDDALAVRREAPDGSALLLVVAFRGEVRVDTAARADTRPPAGRGWELLLATEEGRFGGELEGEVASLAPGGELRMEGPGAVLLRSG from the coding sequence ATGAGCGGCGTGGCGGCGGAGCGGACGCTGGGGGCGCGCGTCGAGAGGGGGGGCGTGGAGTTCCGGGTCTGGGCCCCGGGGCACGAGCGCGTGGACGTGGTGCTCTACGGCGCGGGGGGGGAGCGGGACCACCCGCTCGCCGCCCAGGCCGAGGGATGGTGGAGCGTACGGGTGGAGGGGATCGGGGCGGGGGCGCGCTACCGGTACCGGCTGGACGGGGGGGACGCGTTCCCGGACCCGGCGTCGCGATTCCAGCCGGAGGGGGTGCACGGGCCCTCCGAGGTCGTGGACCCGGAGGCGTTCCGGTGGACGGACGGGGGGTGGAGGGGGATCCCGCTGGAGGAGATGGTCGTCTACGAGCTGCACGTGGGGACCGCCACGCCGGAGGGGACCTTCGAGGCGCTGATCCCCCGGCTCGACCACTTCGTGGAGCTGGGTGTGACGGCCATCGAGATCATGCCGGTGGCCGAGTTCCCGGGGGCCCGCAACTGGGGGTACGACGGGGTGGACCTCTTCGCCCCCGAGAGCTCGTACGGCGGGCCGGAGGGGCTGCGGCGGCTGGTGGACGCCGCGCACGGGCGCGGGCTCGCCGTGGTGCTGGACGTGGTCTACAACCACTTCGGGCCGGAGGGGAACTACCTCCCGCTCTTCACCAGCGGCAAGGTCTTCACCGAGCGGCACCACACCCCCTGGGGCGCCGCCGTCAACTACGACGGCGAGGGGAGCGCGGCCGTGCGCGAGATCGTGATCGGCAACGCCCTGCACTGGGCGCGCGAGTACCACCTGGACGGCCTCCGCCTGGACGCCACGCACGCCATCATCGACGACTCGCCGACGCACGTGCTGCAGGAGCTGGCCGCCCGCGTCCGCGACGCGCTGGGGCCGGAGCGCCGCTTCGTGGTCTTCGCCGAGGACGAGCGCAACGAGCGGCTCCTGGTGACCCCGGTGGACAGGGGCGGGCTGGGGCTGGACGGCGTCTGGGCGGACGACCTGCACCACCAGATCCGCGCCTGCGTGGCCGGCGACCGGGAGGGGTACTTCGCCTCCTACTCGGGGAGCGTGGAGGACGTCGCGGAGACGCTGCGGAAGGGTTGGTACTACGAGGGGCAGCGCTCCCCGCACACCGGCGAGGCGCGCGGCACCCCGGCCGAGGGGATCGCGTACCCCCGCTTCGTGCAGTGCATCCAGAACCACGACCAGGTGGGGAACCGCGCCCTGGGCGACCGCCTGAACCACGGCATCTCTCCCGCGGCGTACCGCGCCGTCTCCGCGTTCCTCCTCCTCACGCCGGCCACCCCGCTCCTCTGGATGGGGCAGGAGTGGGCCGCCTCGTCGTTCTTCCAGTACTTCACCGACCACCCGGAAGAGCTGGGGCGGCTGGTGACGGAGGGGCGGCGCGAGGAGTTCAAGGGCTTCTCCGCCTTCGCCGACCCGGCGACCCGCGAGCGCATCCCGGACCCGCAGGACCCGGAGACCTTCCGCCGCTCGAAGCTGAACTGGGACGAGCGCGAGCGGCGGCCGCACGCGGGGGTGCTGGCGCTGTACCGCGAGCTGCTGGCGCTGCGGCGCGCGGAGCCGGCGCTGCGGGAGCGCGGGCGCGAGCACTTCCGCGCTTCCGCCCTGGACGACGACGCGCTGGCGGTGCGGAGGGAGGCCCCGGACGGGAGCGCGCTCCTGCTGGTGGTGGCCTTCCGGGGGGAGGTGCGGGTGGACACCGCGGCGCGGGCCGACACGCGCCCGCCCGCCGGACGGGGGTGGGAGCTGCTGCTGGCCACGGAGGAGGGGCGCTTCGGGGGGGAGCTGGAGGGGGAGGTGGCCAGCCTCGCCCCCGGGGGGGAGCTGCGCATGGAGGGCCCCGGGGCGGTGCTGCTGCGCTCCGGCTGA